The DNA window CCTGCTGTAGCCACTCACCGCTTACGGTCTGCGGCGTCGTCATCCATGCCGGCAGCTTCCGCATGGTGTGGCCGCCCTCGCCGGTGATCTGTATGTTCGGATGATCGAGGAGCGTCACCTGATAGCGGGCGCTCGCCTCCAGCCCCGCCAGGCGCAGCGGCGCCATCAGGGTGTAGTCCGGCATCGCCAGCTGGCTGACGAGGAAAATCGCCTGCGCTTTATCCGGGCTGACGACGCCATGGGCAAGGGTGGTGGCGTCCGGCATATCCATCCGCCACTGCACGCCGTGATGGATCACGTCGCGCCACTGCTTATGCAGGGCCGCGTATTTCCGGTACCCGGCGCGTTCTTCTTCATCGGCGCTCACCGGATCCAGCTCAAGCCCCATATGACCGAACAGCGCCGTCAGGCCGCGGAAGGCGATACTGTGCTGGCGGAAGGTGGCATGACAGTGGCGATTACCGATGTGCGCGCCCATCACCTCCGGCGGGAAGAAGTAGCTCATGCCGCGCTGGATGGTATTGCGTTCAAGGGCGTCATTGTTGTCAGAAGCCCAGAAGCGATGGCTGCGCTTGAGGACTTCATAATCGATACGACCGCCGCCGGAGGAGCAGGATTCAAATTCAATATGCGGGAAGCGGGCCACCAGCGTATCCAGCAGGCGATAGAACTGGCGGGTTTGCGCATCGGCGGCAGCTTTACCGTTATGCCCCGGCTGCACCAGCTCGCGGTTCATATCCCACTTCACGTAGTCCACCGCGTGCTCGCCCAGCAGCCAGCTCATCCGCTCCAGCAGATAATCAAAAGCTTCCGGAATATTCAGGTTCAGAACAAACTGATGACGCCCGGGAAGCGGCGTATAGCCCGGCAGCGCCAGCAGCCAGTCGGGATGGGCGCGGTAGAGATCGGAGTTCGGGTTAATCATCTCAGGCTCCACCCAGATGCCGAACTCCATCCCCAGCGACTTCACGTGGTCGATAACCGGCGTCAGGCCGTGGGGATATTTGTCCTCATCGAGATACCAGTCGCCGAGCGCCGCCCAGTCGTCGTTGCGACCTTTAAACCAGCCGTCGTCAATGATAAAACGCTCCACGCCCAGCGCCGCTGCTTCATCCGCCATGCGCATGATGTAGTCCGGATCGTGGTCGAAATAGATCCCCTCCCAGGTGTTGAGATGCACCGGGCGCGGCTTGTTGCCCGGGAAGCGAATAATCCGTTCGCGCAGATAACGATGGAACTGCTGGCTCATACCGTTCAGCCCGTTCGCCGAATAGCTGGCATACAGGTACGGCGTCCATAAGGTTTCCCCTTCCGCCAGCGCCATTTCGCCAGGCAGATAGAGCGCCTCGGCCTGCAGATAGCGGCGGCCATCGGTTTTCACCTCCGCCCGCAGGCGATGGTTGCCGCTCCAGCCCAGATGCACACCCCAGACTTCACCCTGCATCTCGCTAAAGGCGTTGCTGCCGGTGATCAAGGCCGGGAAATGTTCGTGAGAGGTACGCCCGCGGCGGTTCTCCAGCACAAAGCTGTCGTGTTCAAGGAGCAGACGATGGGGCTGGAATTCGCGGATCCAGCGGCCGTGAAAAGCCATTACCTCGCGAGCGCGTTCGGCGACCGGCAGCGTGACCGCCAGGCGCTCCACCTGCCATGGGCTGGCGCGCAGATTGGTCACGCCATGGCGCACGCTCAGCACGCCGCTGTTATCAAGCTGGATTTCACTGCACAACCGCAGACCGGCCTGCGGGTCTTCGCTGACCAGGGTCAGCGTCTGGCCCTCGTGCCGCACTTCTCTGGTAGCAAAAATCGGCGAGGCATCCAGCCCCTGGCGATGGCCTTCAATGCCCGGAGCGCCAAACAGACCATGGCCCAGCTCCGCCATTAAGGTGACCGGGGAATCGACGTCGAGGCGGCCATTGGCGACCGGCCGCGTCACGCTGTCGGCATCCTGCGGCGAAAAGTGGCTTAAATGCGGCCCCCAGTAGATAATTTCGGCGAAAGGGTGGGTTTTGATCACCACGTCAGCCGCTGCGCTTTGCAGGCGTATAATCGAATCAGACATTAGACATCTCCACTTCAAGGAATGCCTTACTGTTGATCCGAAACGTTTCGGACGCCAACCAAAACGTTTCGGATCCGTGATCGAGTTCAGGAAATTAATCTGTGGAGAGCGGTATCAGGCGGTTTCGCCGGGGATGAATTCGGGCTGCCAGAGCACCTGGAGCGAGGCCAGATCCTCGCCGGCGATTAAGCGGCGGACCATCGTGGCTATCTGGCGTCCCACCCCCTGTCGGGTGGACTGAACCACTGCGCCTACCGGGGTGTCGATGATGCTGTCCTGCGGCAAACCGTCGTAGACCACCAGTGAGACGCGATCGGCGCCGGTAAGACGCCCGAGCTGAGCCAGGGCCATCGCCGCGCCGTCGCCATGGGTGTTGCAGTCGGTGACAATCGCCGTTGGCGGTTCAGGCAAGCGCAGCAGCTCCATCGTTGCCTGAAACCCGCCGCGGCGGGTGGGCGGCACGCTGCGCAGCCAGGTTTCCGCCAGGCCCGCTTCGCGCAGCGCTTCCAGGTAACCGTTGCGCCGTTGGGTAATAAACGCCTGATTATTATTTTCACTCAGCAGCGCGATGCGCCGATGCCCCTGGCTAATCAGATGGCGGGTGGCGCGGTAGGTGCCCGCCTGGTTATCGAAATCAAACCAGGCGTAGGGCTGCGGCAGGCGGCTACGGCCCAGCGCGAGGAAAGGAAAGCCGGAAGAGAGCAGCTGAATCAGGCGCGGGTCGTCGTCCAGGGTATGCGCGACGATCAGCGCATCGACGCGACGGCTCTGCACCATGCGCATATACCCGTGCTTATCGGCCTGTTCATCATCGGCGATCAGCAGTAAATCAATCTCATAGCGCGCCAGTTCGTGGCTGATTTCTCCCACCATTTCGAGAAAGACGTTGTTATTCAGCGGCGCGGGGCGCACGGGGAACACGAGGCCAACGGCGTCGATTTTGCCCATTTTCAGGCGACGCGCGAACGTGTTTGGCCGATATCCGCGACGCTGCGCTTCAGCCTCGACGCGAGCACGGGTCTCCTGCGACACATCATCATAGCCGTTTAACGCGCGGCTGACGGTCGTAACCGAGATCCCAAGTTCTTTAGCAATGGCTTTCAGCGACATAGGTATGCCTGTCTTCGCGGAAGAATGCGGCTAGTGTCCCGCAATACGGCTATGGCGTCCAGCGAGAGCGCGACGCCCGCCGGTGCGATGTCAGTTTTGCTCAGCGATCAGCAGCGCCTGCGTATCCGGCTCCAGGGCCTGAAACACATGCTCCTGATCCGCCGGGTAGCAGATATAGTCGCCCTCGCCGAGCTCTTCCGGCGCCGACGTCAATCCTACCCGCGCGCGCCCCTGAGTGACGATAATATGTTCCACTGACCCTGGCGGATGCGGATGCGAAATGCGGTCGGCGCCGGGCTGGGTGAGCAGCAAATAGATGTCCCTACGCGCGCCGGGCGGGCAGGCGGCCAGCAAAATAGCCTGATAGTTCGCCTGCTCCGCCACCACTTTTGTCCCCTCGCCGCGGCGGATCACCTGCGTTTTGTTCACCTGCGGCTCAAGCAGCCGGGCAAATGGAATATCCAGCGCCACGCAGAGCGACCACAGCGTTTCCAGACTAGGATTACCGTTGCCGGACTCCAGTTGCGATAGCGTGGATTTGGCGATACCCGCCCGACGCGCGACTTCCGCCAGCGAAAGCCCGGTCCGCGCCCGCTCCCGCACCAGACTTTTGGCGATAACGCTGATTGGCTGTGTCATACCCGCCCCTTTGTTTTTTATATCGAACGATTCGTTCGCCTTGAAAAACGATCATTATGTGTTCATTATAATGGAAATTCGTTCGATATGGCTAAGTGATATGAAACAAACTCTCTCCAGTCTCAGCGGAGACACGATAAAAGCGATTGCTTTAGTTTGCCTCGCCGTCGGGGTGGTGGGCATGTCCTATGGGTCGCTGGCGGTGGCTTACGGCTTCCCCCTATGGGTGCCGCTCGTGCTTTCGGTGTCCGTGCTGGCGGGCGCCTCTGAATTTATGTTTATCGGCATTGTCGCCAGCGGCGGTAGCCCACTGGCCGCCGCCGCCGCTGGCCTGTTAGTCAACGCGCGTCATATCCCTTTCGGGGTGACCGTGCGTGAACTGGTGGGTCAGCGCGCCTTAAGCTTTATCGGGTGCCACATTATGAACGACGAGAGCGTGGTCTTTGGCTTGTCGCAGCCCACCCCCGCGCAGCGCAAAGCGGCCTACTGGCTGTGCGGCGCCGGCGTGGCGCTGATCTGGCCTTTAGGTACGCTCACCGGCGCGGCCGTCGGCAAACTGCTGCCGGCGCCGGAGACCATCGGGCTCGATGCGGTCTTCCCGGCAATCCTGCTGGCGCTGGTGATCCCGGCCTTTAAAAACCGTACCACGCTGATCCGCGCCGCCAGCGGCGCCGCGCTGGCGCTTGCCGCCGTGCCGTTTGCGCCTACCGGGCTGCCGGTGCTGCTCTCGCTGTTTGGTTTACTGTCGAGGAAAAAATAATGGGCAATATGACGCTGTTTATCGCCGGTATCGCCATCCTGTCGCTGGGAACCTATCTGATGCGTCTTGGCGGCGCGAAGCTTGGTAATCGGCTGGCCTTTTCCGAGCGCTCGCAGGCGCTGCTTTCCGATGCGGCGACGGTGCTGCTTTTTTCCGTCGCCCTGGCCACCACTTTTTATGAAGGCGCGCATTTCGCCGGCATGGCGCGCGTTCTGGGCGTTGCCGTCGCGGTGTTCCTCGCCTGGCGCAAGGTGCCGCTGATCGGCGTAATTATCGCCGCGGCGGTGGTGACGGCGCTGCTGCGGCTGGCGGGTATG is part of the Klebsiella quasipneumoniae subsp. quasipneumoniae genome and encodes:
- a CDS encoding alpha-galactosidase; translation: MSDSIIRLQSAAADVVIKTHPFAEIIYWGPHLSHFSPQDADSVTRPVANGRLDVDSPVTLMAELGHGLFGAPGIEGHRQGLDASPIFATREVRHEGQTLTLVSEDPQAGLRLCSEIQLDNSGVLSVRHGVTNLRASPWQVERLAVTLPVAERAREVMAFHGRWIREFQPHRLLLEHDSFVLENRRGRTSHEHFPALITGSNAFSEMQGEVWGVHLGWSGNHRLRAEVKTDGRRYLQAEALYLPGEMALAEGETLWTPYLYASYSANGLNGMSQQFHRYLRERIIRFPGNKPRPVHLNTWEGIYFDHDPDYIMRMADEAAALGVERFIIDDGWFKGRNDDWAALGDWYLDEDKYPHGLTPVIDHVKSLGMEFGIWVEPEMINPNSDLYRAHPDWLLALPGYTPLPGRHQFVLNLNIPEAFDYLLERMSWLLGEHAVDYVKWDMNRELVQPGHNGKAAADAQTRQFYRLLDTLVARFPHIEFESCSSGGGRIDYEVLKRSHRFWASDNNDALERNTIQRGMSYFFPPEVMGAHIGNRHCHATFRQHSIAFRGLTALFGHMGLELDPVSADEEERAGYRKYAALHKQWRDVIHHGVQWRMDMPDATTLAHGVVSPDKAQAIFLVSQLAMPDYTLMAPLRLAGLEASARYQVTLLDHPNIQITGEGGHTMRKLPAWMTTPQTVSGEWLQQAGLALPILDPESAILIGLQRV
- a CDS encoding substrate-binding domain-containing protein, whose amino-acid sequence is MSLKAIAKELGISVTTVSRALNGYDDVSQETRARVEAEAQRRGYRPNTFARRLKMGKIDAVGLVFPVRPAPLNNNVFLEMVGEISHELARYEIDLLLIADDEQADKHGYMRMVQSRRVDALIVAHTLDDDPRLIQLLSSGFPFLALGRSRLPQPYAWFDFDNQAGTYRATRHLISQGHRRIALLSENNNQAFITQRRNGYLEALREAGLAETWLRSVPPTRRGGFQATMELLRLPEPPTAIVTDCNTHGDGAAMALAQLGRLTGADRVSLVVYDGLPQDSIIDTPVGAVVQSTRQGVGRQIATMVRRLIAGEDLASLQVLWQPEFIPGETA
- a CDS encoding helix-turn-helix domain-containing protein, encoding MTQPISVIAKSLVRERARTGLSLAEVARRAGIAKSTLSQLESGNGNPSLETLWSLCVALDIPFARLLEPQVNKTQVIRRGEGTKVVAEQANYQAILLAACPPGARRDIYLLLTQPGADRISHPHPPGSVEHIIVTQGRARVGLTSAPEELGEGDYICYPADQEHVFQALEPDTQALLIAEQN
- a CDS encoding AzlC family ABC transporter permease; this translates as MKQTLSSLSGDTIKAIALVCLAVGVVGMSYGSLAVAYGFPLWVPLVLSVSVLAGASEFMFIGIVASGGSPLAAAAAGLLVNARHIPFGVTVRELVGQRALSFIGCHIMNDESVVFGLSQPTPAQRKAAYWLCGAGVALIWPLGTLTGAAVGKLLPAPETIGLDAVFPAILLALVIPAFKNRTTLIRAASGAALALAAVPFAPTGLPVLLSLFGLLSRKK
- a CDS encoding AzlD domain-containing protein yields the protein MGNMTLFIAGIAILSLGTYLMRLGGAKLGNRLAFSERSQALLSDAATVLLFSVALATTFYEGAHFAGMARVLGVAVAVFLAWRKVPLIGVIIAAAVVTALLRLAGMP